The Mammaliicoccus sciuri genome window below encodes:
- the thrB gene encoding homoserine kinase yields the protein MKKLKLKVPASTANLGVGFDSIGMALDKYLEVEAHLSEDGKWHFEHIGPHLQGLPDNEDHYITKIAQTATEKFSKEMPALNLKMYSDIPLARGLGSSASALVTGLFLANYFANLKLSKYELLQLATEIEGHPDNVAPTIYGGLVLGVYDPEAKHTDVSYIDIPKVDVIATIPAYELSTEKARKVLPESLSLKDAVKYSAISNTMISALIQHNYELAGKMMMKDGFHEPYRQHLIPGFEHIKALALEHGAYATVISGAGPTVLTLVKKELSGKLVRALQDEFEDCESELVTINRYGIRQKIINL from the coding sequence ATGAAGAAATTAAAGCTTAAAGTACCAGCCTCAACTGCTAACCTTGGGGTTGGTTTCGACTCAATCGGAATGGCTCTAGATAAATATTTAGAAGTAGAAGCACATCTTTCCGAAGATGGCAAATGGCATTTTGAGCATATTGGACCTCATCTTCAAGGTTTACCTGACAACGAGGACCATTATATTACTAAAATTGCACAAACTGCTACAGAGAAATTTTCTAAAGAAATGCCTGCATTAAATTTAAAAATGTATAGCGATATTCCACTTGCGAGAGGATTAGGTAGTTCAGCATCTGCGCTCGTAACAGGTTTATTTCTTGCTAATTATTTTGCAAATTTAAAGTTATCTAAATATGAGTTACTACAACTTGCAACTGAAATTGAAGGACATCCAGATAATGTTGCCCCAACAATTTATGGTGGATTAGTCTTAGGGGTATATGATCCAGAAGCTAAACATACGGATGTCTCATATATTGATATACCAAAAGTCGATGTAATTGCTACAATACCAGCGTATGAGTTATCAACGGAGAAAGCGCGTAAAGTATTACCAGAATCATTATCTTTAAAAGATGCTGTTAAATATAGTGCGATAAGCAATACGATGATCAGTGCGTTAATTCAACATAATTATGAATTAGCTGGAAAGATGATGATGAAAGATGGTTTTCATGAACCTTATCGTCAACATTTGATCCCTGGTTTTGAACATATTAAAGCATTAGCTTTAGAACATGGTGCGTATGCGACAGTTATTAGTGGTGCTGGTCCAACTGTATTAACGCTCGTCAAAAAAGAATTGAGTGGTAAGCTTGTGAGAGCCTTACAAGACGAATTCGAAGATTGCGAATCAGAATTGGTAACCATTAATCGATATGGTATTAGACAAAAAATTATAAACTTATAA
- a CDS encoding aspartate kinase — MKVSKFGGSSVANSEQIKKVVNIINSDDERKIVVVSAPGKRFKEDIKTTDLLIRLYEKVINQLDYSNKLSQIVGRYEEIVTELNMDRSILDEIKNHLLNLINVYHDKPERLLDGLKSCGEDFNAQLIAQYNSQLGFPTRYLSPKDAGIIVTDQPGNAMILESSYEKIYKLREYDEKLIIPGFFGYSENGDIVTFPRGGSDITGAILARGIKASLYENFTDVSGIFRANPTVVSQPEVIPEITYREMRELSYGGFGVFHDEALEPLYKDRIPVVIKNTNRPTDKGTYIVSERNISNLSHIVSGVSCDKGFTIINVKKYLMNREVGFTRKVLSILEEENISIEHIPSGIDSISIIMRSTQIKGKEERVLNKIRENIPVDELTIDYDLAILMIVGEGMNKAVGTAAGATAALSKRNVNLNMINQGSSEISMMFGIDEQYSDIAVQAIYDEYFANKTTQLA; from the coding sequence ATGAAAGTTTCAAAATTTGGCGGAAGTTCCGTCGCTAACAGTGAGCAAATAAAAAAAGTCGTTAACATCATTAACTCTGATGATGAAAGAAAAATTGTAGTCGTATCTGCACCTGGAAAAAGATTTAAAGAAGACATCAAAACAACAGATTTGCTTATACGCTTATATGAAAAAGTCATTAATCAATTAGATTACTCAAACAAACTCAGCCAAATTGTTGGTCGTTATGAAGAAATTGTGACTGAACTAAATATGGATCGTTCTATTTTAGATGAAATTAAAAACCACTTATTAAATTTGATAAACGTGTATCATGATAAACCCGAACGCTTACTAGACGGTTTAAAAAGTTGTGGAGAAGATTTCAATGCGCAACTTATCGCACAATATAATAGTCAGTTAGGTTTCCCTACACGTTACTTATCGCCTAAAGATGCAGGCATCATCGTTACAGATCAACCGGGTAACGCAATGATATTAGAATCGTCATATGAGAAGATTTATAAATTACGTGAATATGATGAGAAATTAATCATTCCTGGATTCTTTGGTTATTCTGAAAATGGTGATATCGTGACTTTCCCAAGGGGTGGATCTGACATTACAGGTGCTATCTTAGCAAGAGGTATTAAAGCAAGCTTGTATGAGAACTTTACAGATGTGTCAGGTATCTTTAGAGCAAACCCAACAGTCGTATCTCAGCCTGAAGTCATTCCAGAAATAACATATAGAGAAATGCGTGAATTATCATATGGCGGATTTGGCGTATTTCATGACGAGGCACTAGAACCACTTTATAAAGATCGCATTCCAGTTGTCATCAAGAATACAAACAGACCAACTGATAAAGGAACATATATTGTAAGTGAACGTAACATTTCTAACTTATCTCATATCGTTTCTGGCGTAAGCTGCGATAAAGGATTTACAATTATCAACGTCAAAAAGTACTTAATGAATAGAGAAGTTGGATTTACACGTAAAGTACTTAGTATCTTAGAAGAAGAAAACATTTCAATCGAACATATTCCATCTGGTATCGATAGCATTAGTATTATAATGAGATCGACTCAAATTAAAGGAAAAGAAGAAAGAGTTTTAAATAAAATTCGTGAAAATATTCCTGTAGACGAGTTAACAATTGATTATGATTTAGCTATTTTAATGATTGTAGGAGAAGGCATGAATAAAGCAGTTGGAACAGCTGCTGGAGCAACTGCAGCACTTAGTAAGAGAAATGTTAACTTAAATATGATTAACCAAGGTTCATCTGAAATTTCTATGATGTTTGGTATTGATGAGCAATATTCTGATATAGCCGTTCAAGCGATTTATGACGAATACTTCGCAAATAAAACAACTCAACTCGCATAA
- a CDS encoding homoserine dehydrogenase yields MKVLNVAVLGLGTVGTGVVKIVEENKKQIEDTIGKSIHIKHILVSSVNKKRAINTSSYHLTENINEILEDDELDIVIEVMGGIEPTVEWLKAFLSKGIHVITANKDLLAVHLRDLEDLAEKNKVALKYEASVAGGIPIVNAINNGLNANNINQFMGIFNGTSNFILSQMTREGKSYEEALQLATDLGYAEADPTDDVEGIDAARKVVITSYLSFNRVISLNDVERVGISDVEIEDIKVAEKLGYKIKLIGQGKYENGRVISSVKPTLLPNSHQMAHVEDEYNAIYVIGDAVGDTMFYGKGAGSLATGSAVVSDLLNVSLQFESDLHTLPPHFELKTERTKEIVEDEVVKFPLKNSHFIIVESDKEEDVLRDDIKATIEFHRSVKVEQRTENTYGIVIRGIDELPVDQLKENGINILKYYPIEGDK; encoded by the coding sequence ATGAAAGTATTAAATGTAGCAGTATTAGGTCTTGGCACTGTTGGAACAGGTGTCGTAAAGATTGTTGAAGAAAATAAAAAGCAAATAGAAGACACGATTGGGAAATCTATACATATTAAACATATTCTTGTGAGTTCTGTTAACAAGAAACGTGCAATTAATACTTCTAGCTATCATTTAACTGAAAATATTAACGAAATTTTAGAAGACGATGAATTGGATATCGTTATTGAAGTAATGGGTGGTATCGAACCAACAGTAGAATGGTTGAAAGCATTTCTTTCTAAAGGTATACACGTTATTACTGCAAATAAAGATTTATTAGCCGTACATTTAAGAGATTTAGAAGATTTAGCTGAGAAAAATAAAGTTGCGCTTAAATATGAAGCGAGTGTAGCAGGTGGTATTCCGATTGTAAATGCGATTAATAATGGATTAAATGCCAATAATATTAATCAATTTATGGGTATCTTTAATGGCACATCTAACTTTATTCTTAGTCAAATGACACGTGAAGGAAAATCATATGAAGAAGCATTACAGCTTGCAACAGATTTAGGATATGCAGAAGCGGATCCAACTGACGATGTTGAAGGGATTGACGCAGCTCGTAAAGTCGTAATTACGAGCTATTTATCATTTAATAGGGTGATTTCGTTAAATGATGTTGAAAGAGTTGGTATTTCTGATGTTGAAATAGAAGATATTAAAGTAGCAGAAAAATTAGGCTATAAAATTAAATTAATTGGTCAAGGTAAATATGAGAATGGCCGAGTTATTTCGAGTGTTAAACCGACATTATTACCAAATAGTCATCAAATGGCACATGTAGAAGATGAATATAATGCTATATATGTTATTGGTGATGCTGTTGGAGACACTATGTTTTATGGTAAAGGAGCAGGTAGTTTAGCTACTGGTAGTGCAGTTGTATCTGATTTATTAAACGTTTCATTACAATTTGAATCAGATTTACATACGTTACCGCCACACTTTGAACTTAAAACAGAACGTACGAAAGAAATCGTTGAAGATGAAGTGGTTAAATTCCCACTGAAAAATAGTCATTTTATCATTGTTGAAAGTGACAAAGAAGAAGATGTCTTAAGAGATGACATTAAAGCGACAATTGAATTTCATAGAAGTGTAAAAGTAGAACAACGTACTGAAAATACGTATGGTATTGTTATCAGAGGTATTGATGAATTACCAGTTGATCAATTAAAAGAAAATGGCATTAATATTTTGAAATATTATCCAATTGAAGGAGATAAGTAA
- the thrC gene encoding threonine synthase, translating to MGRWQGLIHNYKEYLPVNEGTPQLTLNEGNTPLIHLPYLSDKLNINLFAKFEGLNPTGSFKDRGMVMAVAKAKEEGKKIVICASTGNTSASAAAYAARAGLKAIVVIPEGKIALGKLAQAVMYGAEIVSIKGNFDEALNIVKKVAEKGEIAIVNSVNPYRIEGQKTGAFEIVEQLDGKAPDLFAIPVGNAGNITAYWKGFKEYHQLNQSGLPVMCGFQAEGASPIVQGKVVTNPETVATAIRIGNPASWKLAEAARDESNGLIDSVTDEEILKAYKLMTSKEGVFSEPASNASIAGLLKLHEQGKLEPNQTVVAILTGNGLKDPDTAIDLLDSPITPLENDEQAIIDYIERALQ from the coding sequence ATGGGCAGATGGCAAGGATTAATTCATAATTATAAAGAATATTTACCAGTAAACGAAGGAACACCTCAACTGACTTTAAATGAAGGTAATACACCATTAATTCACTTACCTTATTTATCAGATAAATTGAACATTAATTTATTTGCTAAATTTGAAGGGCTTAACCCTACAGGTTCTTTTAAAGATAGAGGTATGGTAATGGCAGTCGCAAAAGCGAAAGAAGAAGGTAAAAAGATTGTAATATGTGCTTCTACTGGTAATACATCAGCTTCAGCTGCCGCTTATGCTGCAAGAGCAGGTTTAAAAGCTATTGTTGTAATTCCTGAAGGTAAAATAGCACTTGGTAAATTAGCACAAGCAGTTATGTACGGTGCTGAAATTGTATCAATTAAAGGGAATTTTGATGAAGCATTAAATATCGTTAAAAAAGTAGCAGAAAAAGGCGAAATAGCAATTGTAAACTCTGTAAACCCTTATAGAATTGAAGGTCAGAAGACTGGTGCGTTTGAAATTGTTGAACAATTAGATGGTAAAGCGCCAGACTTATTTGCGATACCAGTAGGAAATGCTGGAAATATCACAGCATATTGGAAAGGTTTCAAAGAATATCATCAATTAAATCAATCAGGTTTACCTGTTATGTGTGGTTTCCAGGCGGAAGGTGCGTCTCCAATCGTACAAGGTAAAGTTGTCACAAACCCAGAGACAGTAGCGACTGCTATTAGAATTGGAAATCCTGCAAGTTGGAAATTAGCTGAAGCAGCGCGTGATGAGTCAAACGGACTAATTGATAGTGTGACAGATGAAGAAATTCTTAAAGCGTACAAACTTATGACAAGTAAAGAGGGCGTCTTCAGTGAGCCAGCGAGTAACGCTTCAATTGCAGGTTTGTTGAAATTGCATGAACAAGGTAAATTAGAGCCAAATCAAACTGTTGTTGCAATTTTAACAGGTAATGGATTGAAAGATCCTGATACTGCGATCGATTTACTTGATTCACCAATTACACCTTTAGAAAATGACGAACAAGCAATTATTGATTATATTGAGCGTGCTTTACAATGA
- a CDS encoding nucleoside triphosphate pyrophosphohydrolase family protein, which produces MDLNEYQNLALRTMSDVKRDPDKSLINGALGLTGESGEVADVVKKYVFHGHDLDKEALKKELGDVLWYIACCASALDVDLDEFGQLNIEKLKNRYPNGFSKEDSLNRKE; this is translated from the coding sequence ATGGATTTAAATGAATATCAAAATCTTGCATTAAGAACAATGTCTGATGTTAAGAGAGATCCAGATAAAAGCTTAATTAATGGCGCATTAGGTTTAACAGGAGAATCTGGGGAAGTTGCAGATGTTGTTAAGAAATATGTATTTCATGGTCATGACCTAGATAAAGAAGCATTAAAGAAAGAACTAGGAGATGTACTTTGGTATATTGCATGTTGCGCTTCTGCTCTTGATGTAGATCTAGATGAATTTGGTCAGTTAAATATTGAAAAACTTAAAAATAGATATCCTAATGGATTTTCAAAAGAAGATTCACTAAATCGTAAAGAATAA
- a CDS encoding phosphoribosyltransferase domain-containing protein, with protein sequence MSQVSKVFPLDNEQQVEVKVKENRFDFEIDEMLAITQEEHSKFPFIPVSPCLGYSRGLYPEHPLLVGLLLGFLYHESLTGETDERIQTIAKAINSKNRSKMIQAINMVESNKLGHYPPTRFLGLSERAVNLGQSIFSLFDDDVMFLASTRDKIISHPPLLDHSDIVDPQERLFFYTKDKDFFDNDERVAIIDNHLLNGNSVLNLIKKIYDKCPERETFTVLTPIDLRSQSVKEAFSSLEKSLNIKINIISLMSFDVEITAIEHETKDLIQNELLDNQKHDTKVQYYSLRNVINDHFIVKAQNMLRDGTIHDNPYFISTGRFTLNGKEQQVSEDLFQRMGELLNDFLDDSPKFVIGIGEFMYVPLQIARYLPGKEIRVQGTTRFNFDSSTLRHSNKKISFMSPLERTITHYLYNLEIDQYEQIIVFVERLRHKTEIDDIVQQLKILGAKSILVIEMTSIAFNEDRHE encoded by the coding sequence ATGTCCCAAGTAAGTAAAGTTTTTCCTTTAGATAACGAACAACAAGTTGAAGTGAAAGTTAAAGAAAATAGATTTGATTTTGAAATAGATGAAATGCTTGCAATTACACAAGAAGAACATTCAAAATTTCCATTTATACCTGTATCGCCTTGTTTAGGATATTCTAGAGGATTATATCCAGAACATCCTTTACTCGTTGGTTTATTGTTAGGATTTTTATACCATGAGTCTTTAACAGGTGAAACGGATGAACGCATTCAAACAATTGCTAAAGCTATTAATAGTAAAAATCGCAGTAAAATGATTCAAGCTATAAATATGGTTGAATCTAATAAACTTGGTCACTATCCACCAACGAGATTTCTAGGTTTAAGTGAACGTGCTGTCAATTTAGGACAATCAATTTTTAGTTTATTTGATGATGATGTGATGTTCTTAGCTTCTACACGAGATAAGATTATTTCTCATCCACCATTATTAGACCATAGCGATATTGTTGACCCTCAAGAACGTTTATTTTTCTATACGAAAGATAAAGACTTCTTTGATAATGATGAACGTGTCGCAATCATTGATAATCATTTATTAAATGGTAATTCTGTACTAAATCTCATAAAAAAGATTTATGATAAATGTCCTGAAAGAGAAACATTTACTGTATTAACACCTATTGATTTAAGATCTCAAAGTGTGAAAGAAGCATTTTCAAGCTTGGAAAAATCTTTAAATATTAAAATCAATATCATTTCACTCATGTCATTTGACGTAGAAATCACAGCTATAGAGCATGAGACGAAAGATTTAATCCAAAACGAATTACTAGACAATCAGAAGCATGATACGAAAGTTCAATATTACTCTTTAAGAAATGTCATCAATGATCATTTCATTGTAAAAGCTCAAAACATGCTGCGTGATGGTACGATTCACGATAATCCATACTTTATTTCAACAGGTAGATTCACTTTAAATGGTAAAGAACAACAAGTATCTGAAGACCTATTTCAACGTATGGGCGAATTATTAAATGACTTTTTAGATGATTCACCTAAATTCGTCATTGGTATAGGAGAATTCATGTACGTACCACTTCAAATTGCTCGTTATTTACCTGGTAAAGAAATTCGTGTACAAGGTACAACACGCTTTAATTTCGATTCGAGTACATTAAGACATTCTAATAAAAAGATTAGCTTTATGTCGCCATTAGAAAGAACAATTACGCATTATTTATATAATTTAGAGATTGATCAATACGAACAAATCATCGTATTTGTTGAAAGACTGAGACATAAAACTGAAATAGATGATATTGTACAACAATTAAAAATACTTGGGGCAAAATCAATTCTCGTAATTGAAATGACTTCAATTGCATTTAATGAAGATCGTCACGAATAA
- a CDS encoding Cof-type HAD-IIB family hydrolase codes for MTYKYIVMDMDDTLLTSKNEISEVTYQYLMEKQKEGMTLILASGRPTAGMVKHAEALDLKSYGGYIVSYNGAFVIKAEDQSIVFNQTISQKDAHDIIDYCRSHRFFYLTYLNDQIIHDTTHDYMNIESELTGLPMNKVNDIKEAITGDVPKIMGVDFEENIASANQALNGKFNDQVSSTISKPYFLEFMNREVSKGKSLQRLFDQIEADFSEVIAFGDSLNDSDMLERAAVGVAMGNANDTIKGIADVVTDDHDHDGIVTALEKILKA; via the coding sequence ATGACATATAAATACATCGTAATGGATATGGATGATACACTTTTAACTTCAAAGAATGAAATAAGTGAAGTAACATATCAATACTTAATGGAGAAACAAAAAGAAGGCATGACGTTAATACTCGCTTCAGGGCGTCCAACTGCAGGTATGGTTAAGCATGCAGAAGCACTAGATTTAAAAAGCTATGGAGGCTATATCGTAAGTTATAATGGCGCTTTTGTTATAAAGGCAGAAGATCAAAGTATCGTATTTAATCAAACAATCAGTCAAAAGGATGCACACGATATTATTGATTATTGTAGAAGTCATCGTTTCTTTTATTTAACGTATTTAAATGACCAAATAATTCATGATACAACACATGATTATATGAACATTGAAAGTGAACTAACAGGTCTTCCAATGAATAAAGTTAATGATATTAAAGAAGCTATAACAGGTGACGTTCCAAAAATTATGGGTGTCGATTTCGAGGAAAACATTGCAAGTGCAAATCAAGCGTTGAATGGCAAATTTAATGACCAAGTATCATCAACAATAAGTAAACCGTACTTTTTAGAATTTATGAATAGAGAAGTATCTAAAGGGAAATCGTTGCAAAGGTTGTTTGATCAAATTGAAGCGGATTTCTCAGAAGTGATAGCTTTTGGTGATAGTTTAAATGATTCTGATATGTTAGAAAGAGCAGCAGTTGGTGTTGCTATGGGAAATGCGAACGATACGATTAAAGGTATTGCGGATGTCGTTACAGACGACCATGACCATGATGGTATCGTAACAGCGTTAGAGAAAATATTAAAAGCATAA